The sequence below is a genomic window from Pangasianodon hypophthalmus isolate fPanHyp1 chromosome 27, fPanHyp1.pri, whole genome shotgun sequence.
TAAACCGTTGGTGGAAAGCCATTGAAAAAATAGTTACGTTttccttgtgtgtgttgtgtgattgaGAGATATAATTAGTGCCAAATTGATTACAAAGAGCTTTGAATTAAGTCAATTATGAACTAGCAGCTAGCACCattatagctagctagcaagcagaattttaatatttttaaatccttcCAGTCAGGATTTTactttttgccttttctttaaACTCCATTTAGGCATTTGGAAgaaattaaaactgaataaatacacagtgaaTTTAAGAATTTAACCAGGTACGTTAGTTAGCATGTCCTAACATTATTACTACCTAGTACTAACATTTAACTCCTAGTTAAAAATGTAGCTGCTGTCTTTTCTTTAAACTCCCCCATTTAGATATTGGGAGATATTATAACTAGATAAATGACGCATGAAATTAACAGCGGAAGACTATCTAATAAAATAGTAGCTACACGGTTTAGCTAACTAGCAGTACAAAACATTATGCAAATGTTATGCTGTTTGTAATTGCGTAACCCATTTCtcttaaaatttttatttcattaaaaagctTATAGCAATGACAAAAAGTTTAAGTCGAATTGGTTTTCTGAGCCTAGgtaatgattattttatataaaggaACCATTACCATGTTATACGACATCTCACCTCATAGAACTGATCACTCTGTGAAAATTcatgaatgattaaaaatgtcGGTACATATCAGTTCTCTTACGTTCCTGTACTCTTTTCAGAGACCTCACAGATGTCAGAAGTGAGTGATGATGGTGGATTAGTGGACTATGAGAAAAACAATGATGAGATAGAAAGCCATCTCTGCATAGAGAACCCAGAGATCCAACTGGTTCCTGAGGGTTTAGAAGTTCTTGAGGAGGAATCcgtaaaaacagaaaacaatgtGCTTTTAACTGAATCAGAGCAAGGACTTGGAGATGTGGGAGAAACAAAAGAGGCTGGGGAGCTCAATACCGAGGATGATATCAGTGTAATCATAATGACACCTTGTGTGGAAGACtgcagtactacaccacagtcAGAAACAAATGACCCAGTCCTAGAACTGGATTCCAAACAAAGTGAGGAACCTGGTCTAATCCAAGAGTCAGATCCACCCCAACCAGTAGTACCACCTGATTTGGTCTGCAATGCTGTAGAGGCAGTAGAAACTGAAGATTCTGAAAATGTGGAGTTGATTATAATTGCTAACGATGAGACACTGGAGTTAGAAAATGCAGAAACGTTTCTGGAGATGCAAGAATCTGTGTTGGAAGTCAAGCAAGAGGAACCAACCTGTGAAGAGCAGATCGAAATTACAGTGGAAGTGGAACTTCATGAATGCAAAGAACAATTAATACAACAGTTAGAATGTTCAGACGAGGTGGAAAACtcaaaacaagaacaagaacaagaagagTCAAAACAAGGACTTTTACTTGGTGAAGAACCTTCAGAAGGGTCAAAGCAATCAAGTTCTAATGAAACAGAAACGTCAGACCAGGCAAGTCAGACAAAAAGTACAGATGACATAGAAGCAAGTCAAGCAGAAAGTCCCAATGCGACAGAACACTGGGACGAGTCAGAAAGGTCCACTGAAACAGACACATCTCAAGTCTCAGAATCAAAGGACAGTAAAGAGACCAATCAACCAAACGAGCTCCAACAAACCGAGCAGGAAGACCACACCAACTGTGAACAACATCAGAACCATGACATAGACAGTGTAAGAGAAACTGAAGAAGTATCATCCAAGCATGTGCATGTGGCAGAGGAACAACAGGAGGAATCTGTAGAACCTGTGATTCCCTACAAGAACGGGAACGTAGAAGTCGTGGACAGAGAAGAAGCTTGTAAACTTGCAGAGAGACTTTACAAGCTTGACAATGTTCAGCGTACAGATGTGGTCCGACATCTGGACAAAGAGTGAGTTATTGTTAAGCGCTAATTCATAGTAATAgtccagttcaaaagtttgcatcctcCATAGTTTATGaatggaaagaagaaaagtacctctattttataatttatataaaatgaggtaaaaaaaagaaaaaagcacatGACATTTGGCAAAATTAAACCGAAAAAATCAGGTAGGATGTGTTGATGGTGGGCTACAGGGGGCTAAACTCCTTAGAGGCAGTTATCAAGGCAAAATGGGTATACctgttattagagaatatttatattctaTTCAGATAAGGAGATGAAAACGAATTAATGTTAGTACACTGTTAATACACTATTTGAGCGTTTTTGTTACTTATATAATGAAAGAACATCTGTGAACCCCCAACACCCTCATTATTtgcttcttcattttgtcctaagaGTATACAAACTTGTACATTTTACTTTACTTATCACTGAAAAAATTTGTATGCTTTTGTTTATATTAGCAATGCGTTCAGTCGTGCTGTTGGGGAGGAGTACCTGAAGTTCTTCGACTTCACTGGCCAAAGCTTGGATGAAGCTCTTCGGTGAGATGATCCAGAAACTTCAGGAATATAGTACGTAATTAATTCTAAAATGCTAATTTGTAGTGAACttatctgtttttattctttttctagGTCTTTTCTGAAGGAAGTGGTTCTGATCGGTGAGACTCAGGAGAGGGAGCGAGTGCTCGATCATTTCTCCAGACGTTATCAGCAGTGCAACCCTGAGACATTCTCCTCACCTGGAGCCGTgctcacactcacatgtgctgTCATGTTGCTCAACACAGACCTGCATGGACAGGTACGTTCCATTTCCACTTAATAGCCTGGATCCAGACTATGGGCTTAAAAATATTGCTGCTTCTGTTGTGTGCACATCACTTTGTAGTTCGGTTTAAGTCAATAAAATGTCCTCCTTCTGATCAGAATGTTGGGAAGGCCATGTCCCTGACTGTCTTTGTGTCTAACCTGGATGGGATGAACGAAGGAGAGAATTTCAGTAAAGACTTACTGAAGGTGAGGGGAGTattgtaaatcattttaaacctCTAGTTTATAtagagttgagtgcaaaagtttgcatacccttaagacaaaatatagacaaatattttttaataagatgaCATTTGTTCAGGGGCACAAACGTCTGCActcatctgtaaaaaaaaaaaaagggcttttAAGCGGTCTTGGATCTCTTCTATGCATCATTAATCTGCAATTATTAGACTTTTTGAAAGATGCATCCTAGAGCagctttttaatctttaatccacaaatcttttcagaaaaaaattatatttttctccACTGATTAATTCTTCAAAAATGTCTTCCAGAGTCTTTATAACTCAATCAAGAATCACCAGCTTGAGTGGGCAGTGTGAGTCTATCtttgattacagttttcatcATTTCTTGCCTTGAGTTTATATTTACGCTGTCTTCTAATCacctatttttgtctttttgtctagAGAAGAGAAGGAATTGTTGAACTCTATAACCTTGGAGCAGGACTCGGATCAGGATGCGTCTCTTCGATCGAAGAGTAACCCCTTCCAGGATCTTGCTCATGACAAGAAGGCCACTGTGTTCCAGAAAGGCTTCCTGAAGCGGAAAGCGCATGCGGACATAGACGGCAAGCGCAGTAAGTGATCCAGATGTGTTTCCTTTTAGCTTTAAGATGACTTGTgtggtggttttaatgttttttctctgtgtgGCAGCTCCATGGGGAAAGAGGAGTTGGAAGACATTTTATGCAGTGCTTAAAGGAATGGTGCTGTACTTGCAGAAGGTAAGGAGGGTTTTCTGTGTAACAATATATTGATGAATAAAGGAATATGAATTTATAAAGTCATTTAAGCCAGTGGTTCTCACAACATGTTCTAGGAACCTCCATGTAgctttatatataaaagcaaGCACAAAAATGGTTCGATCATGTATGTTTATGTGGGTTTCATCtggtttctctggtttcctccctcacTACTGCTGTGCTAACATCATGCAAggactgttttctttttctctttttcttggcCTTGGTGAACATCAGATAGATTTCACGGTTTTGGGTTCTGGTTGTTCTTACCCAGTTTTCTGTATGTCTTGTAAAACTTCTCTGGACCTGTCGTGTATGATTACAGCACTGATCCTAAGGTTTAATTATAAATCTTTAAGGAGATTGAAAGGTAAACTTCAATCACTCTCCCAGGTGAAAGATGCATACCAAAGGTACAAATATATCTACGCTTGAGAATACTACCCTGTGACAAGCCATGGTGCAGTATGGACCATACTTCATGCCGAGACATCATTTGGCTTTCTTTCATGAATTATTAATTGCAGAGGTTGCTGTGGCAGCTGGGCAAACTCTACGGACAAACACGCTATACATACAGACCTGTGACTGGTCATAAGAAATGCACAAGTATTGCAATGATTTCACTAGCATGCTTAACTTTCAATTTCTCTGTTCATTTTCTCTTAGTAAATATGGACCAGAATAACCAGTTCTCCCTCTTCCCTGTGTTCAATCACTCAATCTGTCTTCCTGTCACTCACGCGTCGCCATAGTGTATGTAGTCAGCACTTACACTGCATTTGACTAAAGGTTGTAATTCGTAATTTCCGACCTCCAACTActcaaaaccaaagaaaacgcccccttGACTTGGAATTCCTATTCAGGAACGTGGAATGGTCTCCTCAAGCCCGAGTTCAGCAAGGGACCTCAAAttaacatggctgctcacagcatgatcagtaaacaaagtagcacctcTTACTTTATACCGTATTATactgagttatactgtatatacaagtatttgttttagatcaatcaacatacaaacatatttgATGTTAAATCTAacattgactatacagttcCCTGTTTTGAGGAGTAAAATATgtatcactcatcacagttagctgtcTAGCTTGTCAAAAGACAAATGAAAAGACTttcattgtttaaaatatacGGACAGTTTTAATGACtatatctgtttctctctctctctggtagGATGAATACAGGAAGGACTGGCAGAGCTCTGAGGAGGTGCTCAGTGTCCATCACGCTCTGGCAGAGAGAGCACAGGACTATACCAAGCGGCCTCACGTATTCCGCCTGCAGACCGCAGATTGGAGGGTCTTCCTGTTTGAAGCACAGTAAGCATGTTGGCTCAGATACTACTGAGAAGCTTGTCTACACCACTATCTTTTGTCTGCTGTTTGATTAGGCATCACATTCTCTCGTCTTCTAGATCTACAGAGCAAATGAACTCATGGATCGGCCGAATCAACTTGGTGTCCGCTCTGTACTCATCTCCTCCATTTCCTGCTGCTGTTGGCTCTCAGAGGAAGTTCTGCAGACCCATCCTACCTGCAACACAGTCTACACTCACTCTGGTAGACAAGTTTCTGCCCTTTTATCAGTTCTTTTCATGATTCGTTTCATACTGTAATAGAGGGCACCTTTGCTGAAGTCTACTAAAGAAAAGAACAgtgttgatgtttttatttgagAAGGTTCTGAATATTTTACTGCTGTTTTCCTCAACCAGTTTGAGCGGTTGAACTTGCCAGTCcgactggtcagaaggtcttgattaattttctatagtgctggctttaattcaaatcacagggttGTATAattgcacttgttctaatgtcTTATCATTTGTATAGTAAAAGctaatttacagggacttgtatggtggacac
It includes:
- the LOC113531499 gene encoding PH and SEC7 domain-containing protein 4, whose translation is MESDLILSEQSAYPEPDNFTAEEPYLEAKLYIERVEQENRCQEENHDPLATDGPELLEHGVSITMYPVRVPSMHFSCATVQWDMPQTPADAPSQDSGSSEINSSYGLSMDWVVNPLDVPLLCQEEIIDLVLDDEPGQTEDDLQQGPAINIEVNSCQLYDAHTEVQFFGTPSNEDDQTPFTETSQMSEVSDDGGLVDYEKNNDEIESHLCIENPEIQLVPEGLEVLEEESVKTENNVLLTESEQGLGDVGETKEAGELNTEDDISVIIMTPCVEDCSTTPQSETNDPVLELDSKQSEEPGLIQESDPPQPVVPPDLVCNAVEAVETEDSENVELIIIANDETLELENAETFLEMQESVLEVKQEEPTCEEQIEITVEVELHECKEQLIQQLECSDEVENSKQEQEQEESKQGLLLGEEPSEGSKQSSSNETETSDQASQTKSTDDIEASQAESPNATEHWDESERSTETDTSQVSESKDSKETNQPNELQQTEQEDHTNCEQHQNHDIDSVRETEEVSSKHVHVAEEQQEESVEPVIPYKNGNVEVVDREEACKLAERLYKLDNVQRTDVVRHLDKDNAFSRAVGEEYLKFFDFTGQSLDEALRSFLKEVVLIGETQERERVLDHFSRRYQQCNPETFSSPGAVLTLTCAVMLLNTDLHGQNVGKAMSLTVFVSNLDGMNEGENFSKDLLKSLYNSIKNHQLEWAVEEKELLNSITLEQDSDQDASLRSKSNPFQDLAHDKKATVFQKGFLKRKAHADIDGKRTPWGKRSWKTFYAVLKGMVLYLQKDEYRKDWQSSEEVLSVHHALAERAQDYTKRPHVFRLQTADWRVFLFEAQSTEQMNSWIGRINLVSALYSSPPFPAAVGSQRKFCRPILPATQSTLTLEKQLQSHAAMLQSFQEDLSALQQGAQESRRAKAREVEEHRQKEEYLQHERSRYEAYVHILDVWQTLGKSSETVGGTDLALFDQELWKGADIEEKEDSDVDGGMKRSHSSPSLELEVATPPVVKVRRNISERRTYRKIVIPRRNREV